The following are encoded together in the Oryzias melastigma strain HK-1 linkage group LG17, ASM292280v2, whole genome shotgun sequence genome:
- the LOC118599962 gene encoding mediator of DNA damage checkpoint protein 1-like, which yields MCSACLTPVYPMEKMVANKLTLHHRCFSCKYCKKKLSIHNYSSLHGEFYCISHYKQLFKRKGNYDEAFGHIPLKDRWVNKNKVADEPDARSPFKKTKNYLNHSAEAIVAKSTARELENKSGVDAKGKLKISWPPEKKNTGVSSSQRSHVSERKPETDKKAVGRINSEQWKSEIVQNRVEMRDKQVKEQSQPQGFSSSERLPSKKPNLSSGARKLAHIQDTITARAPEKLISVINQSKDQTKVSPKPNNTPTSNRSDKSKGKKSVHFAPNIEVAQSEETHQLNSEGNIETIPHESNQVDESNNKAKIGINSHTEIEASNEKPENKNYEAKEEKPNKEKEAEVQSSQEIPQEDKVSLTGFTEEADSSLNSPNICSAQSITNQKEPPETDVSVKPNDTQRSDNVKVAQISARNQAREMDSHDKNENQQQTHNSTQDKPNSIDQKKPLPRTNSRTKLGSLPKGKSPLSKLFTSSGNDKTSKVEPKDAKKPDAKLSSGLFGKLFQSSSDTTKVSLQDKAQAKPNIASKNAQKESNVPKDEQIKKDVSKGASVEPDPGNLINKPDPPNLTGVIPSNPNPSNHPEIHPSGKDDSNLSAAHSFEPDPSNLAEAHPSKSNLPNLTEKPPSGKDKLSLAEAHLSKPDPSRINETHPSESDPSRLTEADPAEPDHPRLIEGNLPKPDPSNPTEDNLSELDSSNLTEAHSFEPDPSNIVEAHPSKTNLPNLTEIQPSGKEHSSLEEAHLSKPDLSSLTETYLFESDLSSVPETHPSRKDLSRITETHPSEPDPLRLTEVHLSKPDPSNLTEANPSELNSPNLTKAHSSGKDNSNITETLSKPDPTNLTEAKSSEKDYLNLTGGHSFEPHPFEKDQSNHTEIHPSENDPFNPTGKHPSEPDPSNLHLSHSSEHSIFDLLDEPSQRSLTEQNDNQTGKEKNSAGEESELQNSMATGIYADDPGVHLKHPPDNILINEPFNDNIFGEETSSALLSNVPNQINAENSHLKPNIQSIDQDEIKPNSQELLGLSNSSDLFDTPTLLPSSLTDTTVPGAASMKALSLFDSQVVRDPPAVNDSAPFKQDDSLDPFQSLNPMTDQSAGFDLFTQNDLFSLPIVNAHNQPEASTSLFPDDIFGVSDSSRSVDAFPLLLSTPAPENSQGELLGSVAASPAAPSVPMDLFGDGMFTADIPPLSVAEPSAVNVDTLMMSENSTAGQQSESSWMDDLLG from the coding sequence tATTCACAACTATTCATCACTTCACGGAGAGTTCTACTGCATTTCTCACTACAAGCAGCTTTTCAAAAGGAAGGGAAATTATGATGAAGCATTTGGGCACATACCACTCAAAGACCGCTGGGTCAACAAAAACAAGGTAGCAGAtgagccagatgccagatcTCCCttcaaaaagaccaaaaattACTTAAACCACTCTGCCGAAGCAATTGTTGCTAAATCCACCGCAAgagaattggaaaataaaagtgggGTTGATGCAAAGGGCAAATTAAAAATTAGTTGGCCACCAGAGAAAAAGAATACTGGAGTTAGTTCCTCGCAGAGATCCCATGTGTCAGAGCGGAAAcctgaaacagacaaaaaggcTGTAGGTCGCATAAACTCAGAGCAATGGAAAAGTGAAATAGTCCAAAACAGAGTGGAAATGAGGGATAAGCAGGTTAAAGAACAATCACAGCCTCAGgggttttcttcatctgaaagACTGCCCTCAAAGAAACCAAACCTGTCCAGTGGGGCACGAAAGTTAGCCCATATCCAAGACACCATCACTGCCAGAGCACCAGAAAAACTCATATCTGTTATTAACCAAAGCAAGGATCAAACTAAAGTGTCTCCAAAACCAAACAACACTCCAACATCCAACAGATCAGACAAAAGCAAAGGGAAAAAATCTGTCCACTTCGCTCCAAATATTGAAGTCGCTCAGTCTGAAGAAACCCATCAGCTGAACTCAGAAGGCAACATTGAAACAATTCCTCATGAGTCTAATCAAGTGGATGAATCTAACAACAAAGCCAAAATCGGCATCAACAGCCACACAGAGATCGAGGCATCCAAcgaaaaacctgaaaacaaaaactacgaggcaaaagaggaaaaaccaAATAAGGAGAAAGAAGCAGAAGTACAGAGCAGTcaagaaattccacaagaagaCAAAGTATCCCTGACTGGATTCACAGAAGAGGCTGACAGCTCACTCAACTCCCCAAACATCTGTTCAGCTCAAAGTATTACAAACCAAAAAGAACCACCAGAAACAGACGTATCTGTAAAACCAAACGATACACAAAGATCAGATAATGTGAAAGTTGCACAAATTTCTGCTAGGAATCAGGCCAGAGAAATGGACAGCCATGACAAGAATGAAAACCAGCAACAAACCCACAATTCAACCCAAGATAAACCAAACAGCATTGATCAGAAGAAGCCTTTGCCAAGAACTAATTCAAGAACTAAACTGGGATCCTTGCCCAAAGGAAAGAGTCCTTTGTCAAAGCTTTTCACATCAAGCGGAAATGACAAAACATCCAAGGTTGAGCCTAAAGATGCCAAGAAACCTGATGCCAAACTAAGCAGTGGACTCTTTGGAAAACTGTTTCAGTCATCCTCTGATACCACAAAAGTGTCTTTACAAGACAAAGCACAAGCCAAACCAAATATTGCATCAAAAAATGCACAGAAGGAAAGCAATGTGCCTAAAGACGAGCAAATTAAGAAAGATGTTTCTAAAGGTGCATCTGTGGAACCAGATCCAGGAAACCTGATCAATAAACCAGATCCCCCAAACCTTACTGGGGTGATTCCTTCTAATCCAAATCCTTCAAACCATCCTGAGATACATCCTTCAGGAAAAGATGATTCCAACCTTTCTGCGGCACATTCCTTCGAACCAGATCCCTCAAACCTTGCTGAGGCACATCCTTCTAAATCAAATCTCCCAAACCTTACTGAGAAACCACCTTCTGGGAAAGATAAATTAAGCCTTGCAGAGGCACATCTTTCTAAACCAGATCCATCAAGAATCAATGAGACTCATCCTTCTGAATCAGATCCTTCAAGACTTACTGAGGCAGATCCTGCTGAACCAGATCATCCAAGACTTATTGAAGGAAATCTTCCTAAACCAGATCCTTCAAACCCTACTGAGGACAATCTTTCTGAACTGGATTCTTCCAACCTTACTGAGGCACATTCCTTCGAACCAGATCCATCAAACATCGTTGAAGCACATCCTTCTAAAACAAATCTTCCAAACCTCACTGAGATACAACCTTCTGGGAAAGAACATTCAAGCCTTGAAGAGGCACATCTTTCTAAACCAGATCTTTCAAGTCTTACTGAGACTTATCTTTTTGAATCAGATCTTTCAAGTGTCCCTGAGACACATCCTTCTAGGAAAGATCTTTCAAGAATTACTGAGACACATCCCTCTGAACCAGATCCTCTAAGACTTACTGAGGTACATCTTTCAAAACCAGATCCTTCAAACCTTACTGAGGCCAATCCTTCTGAACTAAATTCTCCAAACCTCACTAAGGCACATTCATCTGGGAAAGACAATTCAAACATTACTGAGACCCTTTCTAAACCAGATCCTACAAACCTGACTGAGGCAAAATCTTCTGAGAAAGATTATTTAAACCTTACAGGGGgacacagttttgagccacatcCTTTTGAAAAAGATCAGTCAAACCATACCGAGATACATCCTTCTGAGAATGATCCTTTCAACCCTACTGGGAAACATCCATCTGAACCAGATCCTTCAAACCTTCATCTGTCACATTCTTCTGAGCACAGCATTTTTGATCTGCTTGACGAACCATCTCAGAGGTCTttaactgaacaaaatgataatCAAACAGGTAAAGAGAAAAACTCAGCAGGTGAAGAGTCAGAATTACAGAACAGCATGGCTACAGGCATCTATGCAGACGATCCCGGAGTTCATCTCAAACATCCTCCTGACAACATCTTGATAAATGAGCCATTTAATGATAATATTTTTGGAGAAGAGACCAGTTCCGCCCTACTCAGTAATGTGCCCAatcaaataaatgcagaaaactCTCATCTAAAACCAAATATACAATCTATTGATCAAGATGAAATAAAACCTAACAGCCAGGAGCTTCTGGGTCTCTCCAACAGTTCGGATTTGTTTGATACCCCCACTCTTCTTCCATCTTCTCTAACTGACACAACTGTACCTGGAGCTGCTTCAATGAAAGCATTGAGTCTGTTTGACTCTCAGGTTGTGAGGGATCCACCTGCTGTCAATGACTCAGCTCCTTTCAAGCAAGACGACAGTTTAGATCCCTTCCAGTCCTTGAACCCAATGACTGATCAAAGTGCTGGTTTTGACTTATTTACCCAGAATGACCTGTTCTCTCTGCCCATAGTTAACGCCCACAATCAACCCGAAGCTTCCACCAGTCTTTTTCCCGACGACATCTTTGGAGTTTCAGACAGCTCAAGAAGTGTAGACGCATTTCCACTTTTACTGAGCACTCCAGCTCCTGAGAACTCACAGGGGGAATTGCTCGGGTCTGTTGCAGCTTCTCCTGCGGCTCCCTCAGTGCCGATGGATCTGTTTGGTGATGGCATGTTTACTGCAGATATACCACCGCTGTCTGTGGCAGAGCCAAGTGCTGTGAATGTAGACACTCTGATGATGTCTGAAAACAGTACTGCTGGGCAACAATCAGAGAGCAGCTGGATGGATGATTTACTGGGATAA